The sequence GGTAGCGTCAGATTAGCCTATAATGAATAGTGAAATCGATACGAAGTACATTTAGAATATAACCCTACACGAATTAACAAATTGACGAATTAGCCAGTAGATATACCTCAGGAGCATCGGATTGGGCTGACATATATGGCACCATCGTGTCTTCACTTGCCTAGAAAAACGGAATAGTTAGTTAAAAAATCTGGAAAGGTAAATAGTTTTGGGAGACCAAAGTTTTTAGGCAAATGTGAATACCTTAGGCGACACGAATTGCTCAAACTCCTCAATCAGTTCTTTGTTGCTGATGATTTTCATCACCTTGTAGGTATCATGTTTGTATTGTAAATTCTCCTTCTCAATACTTAGCTTAAAGAGAAACGTTTTCCCAATAATACTGTTGAGAGCTTCAGGGATGACATTAGTCTCTTCCAGCTACAATGAACAATTGTATATATTAgcacaaaaaaaactaagaaaaaacGCTTAATAAACTTAAAACGGATTACCATATCGTTTAGCATCGGTCCTGCAAGCTCAGTGCATGGTTGACGAAGAAGTTGCACAGCATGGTTATCAAACAGAAGCAACTTTGTCGTCAATcttgtttcatcaacaacaaccaAATGCAACTTGTACCTAATTCATAATAAATTGAACTCATATAGGTATGCTGTTTATAAAGTGAATCTATGGTATAAAATATACCTTACTATAAAAACAAAGACGTGTTCCTCACCTTGGCATTATCGAAGGTTTATACGTGTTGCATTTGACACAAAAGTATATATGCCCCATCACATCTTCGCCACTACCATCTTCTATGGTCTCATTTGGTACAGTTAAAACTTTTTTGGAACACACTTTGCAGCTAAGATAGAACCACCCCATATCAGCGTCAATAGAAACAACCGTGCTCATCAGAATGCACCTCTCCAactgaaaaatttaaaagagtTTATGCTAGGATACGAACGCCcagattttaaaaagttaacGCAGAGGTATAACGCTAACCTGTTTAGTACAGAAAAGCTCAGCGATATTCTTTCTGCTTGTGTGCACAAAAAAATCATCCTTATCAGACACGCCAGAAATTGCTCTGTTAGGATTAGCCTCGACAATTGATAAAGACATGTTATCCTTTGGCAACCTAATGACAATAAAAGATTATACAATGTTAGTTgctaattaatatatatttttaataacattCAACATTGATGAAAAAACTTACATTTCAATAAAAGCATGAGCCTCTGCGCTCGTTGGATTGACAAAGATGTCAGAAACATTGTAAGCGTTTGAAATGCTATACTCATCTGATACAAATAAAGGACCATCATATGAATTCGTAAAGTACAACAGTATATTCAGTATTCAATAATTCAATTTGTACCTTTCCACACTTTAATCTTGCCAAACCTTAACACAAATATGACAGACTGTCCGTTACTTCCTTGGATAGCATCATCAATATCATTGGCAAATTTTCCCCACAGGACAACTGTAAGCCGATCATCCCTACGACACCATTTGTAAATACACCTTTCAGATACGCTAACAAACACAGTGCATTTCACCAGGAATTGATGGGCAATATATTACTGATGGGGCACACAAATATGTGTATAATAAGCTTACACCGAGTCACGCAGTTGCAATGCTATCTTATTTGTATCCTTTCCATTCACAGCAACAACTTCAACATTACTCACCTCGACAACCTGTCCAATTACATCTGCAATATAGAACAGATAGACCTTTTAACACTTAATAGACCACTATAAGCGAAAGAAATGAATTCAAAATATGATTTGAGTAAAGGGAAAGATCGGTACTAACCAACCAAATAATCAGGGTTCATAGCCCCTTCAAGAACCTCTCTGTATTTCACAGGTGAGAATTCCGGGACATTATCTGTCCAATCATCACAGTAACGAACACGGGTGGTGGAAAGGAATCCGATTTTGTAAGCATGCTTGGACGTTCGATAGGAACCAACAGATTGGGTTAGTGCAAAATTGAGGAGTATTTTCCTGTAACCTTGCTTCAGAGCTGGTTCAAACTGTGCAACCAGCTCTTTCTTCACTGATGCATGGATTCGGTCACCCTAAGACATGTAACAATAAATAAGACAATAAGTTAGATTTCATGCCAAAGAGAACATGAAGCCATATAGACAAACATTTTGGACAGAAGTActgaaaaatatttgtaaagttACGTTTGAATCAATGAGCACCATCTCCATAGTTTCTCCACCGGCAGCCGAATATTGCTTCCATAATCGAATCACTTTAACCTTAATCATCCACATCGACTTCTACGGTTTGAGTTCAGAGATCGCGCTGGTACgcatcattatttttttttaagcttTTGTGATGAAGGTGTTTCTGTGTATTGAAGTCCGAAACTCTCGAATTGGTTATATAGCCATGGTATTTAGGGTTTGTATTGAATTCAACGTGAAGAGAAAGCTAAGTATTAATGACTAAATATTTACTCACATtcaatacatatatatgtgtatggTACTAAAGTTTCCAAAACTGTTTGCTTGATAAAGAAGTAGGAAAGTATGACGCCATTAAGTTTGCTTGATAAAGAAGTAGGAAAGTATTACGATAATAAGTCTGCTTGAAAAAGAGTTAGGAAATTGTAAGGCGTCAACCTATATCGCTATATCTTGGTCGTAGGAGCAATGTATATAGtgtttatatacataaatacattaatatggaaaataatatttacatagcGGCAAGAAtccaataatattaatataattcaaATTCACAGACGCTACAACATTATAATAAATGTTTGTtttccaatattttttttacctatTTACCAAATCTCAAATAACAAAACCAGTTATTcctccatatatatatatatattagaaatatatatgataataacAAATATTCTTATACTTAAAAGAAATACTAATTGTTTAAATAAAGGCGAGAAGAATATACTTCAAAACACGAAATAAACACATGACTTAATCTTTCCAAGAAGCTTAACACCCTGTCATTTTTGAACGGATGAGTACGTTGtctgattttaaaaaaatttccgCATGTATGCACGTAAATTCGAATGTAACGTCCTAAAGATGCAGATCACGAAGAATAATATTCTTCTCGTTTGGACGTGCTTTATGAAGTGTTGCATAAACAACTTATACTTGCATGCGTGAAAGCTATACACGACAAACAAACTAAAATCGATGCGGAATTAGGCATCATAGGAATGAAACAACAACTCAGACAATACATAATAGAGTAGAATGAAATTGAAGTCAAGAATCGTTAAAGAGGCTttctttaatataaaaatacctGAGAAATCAACAGATAGTGCTTTATAGCTAAAGCAATATAAGTTTGcaatattaaacaaaacaaaataaaataaactaactcccttataaaatgcaaaaaatgaaAGCCTTAATATCTCTAGAAACTCAACCAAATTTTAGCCACTTTTGTCTAACTTCTCCTTCTTGATCATGACGGAACTGAAACAGTTTGATCCCGAATTCTGAGCATTGCTCTCACCAAAGTCCCTGTTCAAGGCCCTTATTCGTTTAGCAGGCCTCATAGCAAAAGAATCTGACATATCTGCTAAATCGGAGTGAATGTCCATACTATCAATGTTGGTGCCTTCAGCTGCCTGAAGAAAACCAACGTATAgaatgaaaaaaactaaaacaaaatccTTTGTAAAATATGAGATCAACCAAAAAAAGCTAGCTTACATTCGTACAACCAATGTCCTGATACCGATTTTTCGAATTCTTGTCTGTAATTAGCTTTAAGACCGGGTACGATTGGTGTTTGTTGAGTAGATTCTCTCGTTCAATTCCTATCTTGAAGAGGTATGTTTTACCAACTACAGTGTTAAGCGCGTGTAGGAGGACATCTGTTCGGGCAATCTACAAAATTGCAAACAAAAGATCAGAACTGGAGATTCCACATTAAAATTATGTACGACGCAACCGTAAGATTACAACCTCCGGTTTATCGGATGGTCCACCAACATGTAACAATGGTTGATTGAGTAGTTGAGCAACATGATTATCAAACAACACAAACTTAGTGTTGGTTGTGTTATCAAGCACAACCAAATGCAACCGATACCTACATTATACACAGTTGTTAGTGGCCTGAATTTTTCAACGTGTATTGCAAagtaatgaaaaaataaaaaaatcccaTACCTAGTATCAGTTTTTGGATTGTAAGTATTGCACGTTGCACAATAACAACATTGCTCGAGCACATCATCCTTATACTTTGGCACACTCCAGACTTCCTTAGAACACACTTTGCATGTCCAGTAGAACCACCCCATGTCCGCATCAATGGCAGCGACTGTGCACAGCACAATACACTTCTCAACCTTGCATGAAAGTAATGATTCAAGTTAAAGTCACAACCAAgttgaaaatatattgtttgtAAGTTAAAGAAACCAATAGTTAATTAGACATTTGTAACAAACctgttttgtttgtaaaaccTCCGCAAGTGTTTTTCTAGGTGTAGGGCGGAAGGAAGCATCTCCATCTGAGGAACCGTTTACCCCGGCTTCATACTGTGACTCCACAATGGCTAAAGGGAGATCATCCTCTGGCAAACTAATTATTCAAATCCATCAAATATAATAGCAGGCAATACATTGAAACTTTCCATGCTCACGAATGTCcatatcataaaaataaatcaacTGATAGAGGCATAAAAAAAACCGTGAATACCTAGCAAGGAAATTGTTAACCTCAGTCATCGCCGGATCCAATACAATATCACTGATATTAAAAGCATTGCTGACACATAGTTCTCCTGTTATAACGATCAATTGGTACGTTAATTTTAAGCTCTTaataatttatgaaataataGTAAACAAAAACGCTTTATTATAATTACCATTCCACACGTTGATTTTTCCAAAACGCAAGACACATATGGTTGTGTACTCGCTTCGCACCTGGATTGCATAATTAACATCACATGCAGCATTTCCCCACAGCACCAATGGAATTCTTTCATcactgaaattaaaaaaaaaaatattaaataataacattagaaaacaaaacaattatattaaCGAAAAAGAAGGTCTCGatcaaataaaatgaaaacacTTACTCGGAGTTTCGCAATTCCACACAGAGTTTCTCTGTCTCCTGTCCATTGACATTAACATGTTCAATGTGACTAACCTTAACAATATGGCCGATTATATCTGCATATAAACGATTCGTTTTGTTTTGTAAGATCTAATAAGTGGTGCAATAAAGAGTACATTTTTATAAAAGACACTAACCAATTAAATAATCCGGATTTAGACTGCCGTCAAGCACTTCGTTGTACTTCACGGGTTGGAATCCGCAAAGTTCCCCCGGCAGTTGTTCACTGGGTAGGACACGGGTTTTGGATAGGAAACTAATCCGGTAAGGATGCGTTGTTGTTCTATACGAACCAACAGAATGCACCAAGGAGAAATTGATGAACATGTTTGAGTGTCCTTCTTTCAGGAAGGGATCGTATTTAGCCACCAACTCCTTCTTCACTGAAGCATGAATTTTATTTCCCTGTGTATAAAACGGAGAAAGAATTATGTCAAGAGATGCATGCATATCCCCTATAATAGTACATgggaaatgttttaaaaaaaacatccaAACCTTAACATCGCACAGAACCATATCAATGgtctcaccaccaccaccagttGTTTGTTTCCACAATCGAATAACCTTCACCTTGATCGTCCAGCTGGTTTTGAACGGTTTCAAATCGACAATAGAAGTTACAGATGCCATATTGTGGGAATCGATTGTTTGTTCTTATTGGCAGCGTCGCAATATGATGTGCTCAACCAAAGGTGAAAACCGAGCTTTTTTTATAGTAATATATTTTAGGTTAAATGTTTCGATGATtaagaaaaaatcaaatattgcACTTATGAAACATTAactaaattcccaaaaaaaaattggaatgtTTTACCTTGGTGAGAACGTTTTCCATTTTACTTAGGGACTTGCCGTCATAGATTTTTTTAGAACCCTCTAGCAAGTAAAAATATCTTTTCTACGAATTAAAGGAAATTATAACGACTTCTTAGGAAAGAGCGTAccagtattattattatttttttgtaaaaaagccATAAAAATCATACCATTATTATTACATATTTAGTTTTCCGTATGTGCTCCAATCTATATTTAATCAAGCCTTGGGGATTAAGTTTTACCatattcaatttatttttccatTTCCTTATAATCCAGAAGTGTGCATGCCAAGTTTATTCAACTTTCGACGCTATACCATGTCAAAATCCCGGTTTGCGAGAATTCAAATAATACTCATACCGACTGTTTTATTTCACATATGGTTCGGttctaattaaaattataaaccgGCCACCAGCTTTACCTTGATCAAAACTCTGTTATTTACAGAACACTATTGACATTACTTCTATGGTTTCTTAGCAACGTGTTAATTTGATTGTGTACTTTTAATTATAAACAGATACATGATCACTTAATCCCAACGTCTGAATTAGACACGATAGATGACGCCATGGCAACCAACTTTCGACAGTTCCATGGTCTACGCTAATTATTGTTCATGACGTCTTCTTATGAAACAATTCTGAGTAATAAAGGCTTCACAACCATACGGATTACTTTCGATATACGTGGCCACGCGACAGTATCCACTTTACTGtatgatcttttttttattaggaTGAAACGCTTCGTTTATACAGTGTTTGATCGTTTTTAAATTATGTGTTTCTTTCGTTATAATACATGAGCCCTTTTTTATAAATATCGATGGATATGGTCACATTCTCTAGCATTTAATCATGGACTCACCAATTTCTCAATTGATTATGCAGCTGACACGTCACCTTATTTAACATCCTAATTGATTGACACCTAAGATGggctattttttaattaatacaaaattgaggttataatttttcaaatgttcctcaattaatatataagggatataagTAATAACCTATTGTTCACTTCTAAGGATCTATCCACGTTCAATTCgaacttctttttttgtttaataagcACTAAGCACTCTTCTTAATCTCTTTACATCAGATTGTACGTTTGTTTTAGTAAATTAAAAGATACATGAAAAAGTGAACTAACTGCATATGCTACTGTTTTGTAAACTTGGCTCAAACCAAATTGGACGATTGATtctgaaatatattttgttttactaaATCAAAAGACACATGAAAGAAAGCACAGTGAGAGAAAATTAAATTCATACTAAAAATTGTTGAGATGTAAATCCAAGTCCAAGAATTAAATGACTTCGAAGGTTCAAAACAGACTGAACAGGTCTGACTACAAAAGCTGCAGGGTCTGATGTGCCGCTGGGTTGAAGCTCACATGCCTTAATTCTTCTACAGTTTAGTACACTAGATTGAAGTAGTATGAAGTCctgaatattattttgtacataTACATTCTTTTGCTCTGATCAATAAATTaaacatttcatcaaaaaaaagcTAATAATTATACacgtttatatatttaaaactctatatttagacTATAGATATGTATTTCTATATCTACCTGAGCTGAGCGGATAtccacttttatttttttttagtatttatgatttgttttgttttaaccGATATTGGTTTTTAGTATTTGTCTTACTCAGTAGTTTatggatatccagattttttatTCGACTCGAAATAAATAACGGATCGAATCAAATTTGACTGATAAAATGCACAACcctagtatttatatttttttgttcgaAGTTTCTATACGTTTTATATGTTATGATTATTGTAAATCTAAAGTCTCTAATACTAAAACCAGATGTTCCCATTTTCCTACAAATTGTCGTTCACTTTACATTTCTTGATGTTATACTTGTTATACTTAAGTACTGCATATTTTCCTAaaattattctatatatttttgtacaaaAGAACATGATTTTCAATTATTTACAATCTCTCTTATAACAATAATATATACCACAATGTCGTGTATAACTTTAATGAATAAGAATGGCTAAAACTAGCGAATGAAAATTCGTAACTATTGATTATCGAAATAATACATAATTGGCGACACAAGCATAATGCAAACAATAATAGTTAtctaagaataaaaataatagtgaaaaaaaccaaaaaaataaattttatttaatttaccaaaaaaaaaaagaaaaataatagttatctaagaaatgaaatatataAGTGAGTCgtcttttccaaaaaaaaaaacccaaaaacatACAAGTGAGTCTTTACTGAAGACAGCGATTTCGTAAGAAGTaagtacaaaaaaataataatacatggAATCTTTTGAAGTGTCCCAAGTGAGTTTACCTTGTTTGTTTTAAGAGACAGTGCCCTTTGAATACCTAAAAACGGGATATTCCAACAAAATATTTTACCATTTATACGTAACTCTATTTCGTATTATGTCGATcgaaatatctatatatatatatatattattttttttgtcacaatcgAAATATCTATATAGAAAGATCAAATAACATATACATTATTACATAAGAATGAGTTGTAGTTAGTCTTTTTAGTATGGTAGTCTTTTGACAGATTGCACATTATGCAAGGGTCTCGGACATCTAGAACCCGTATAAACTAGGTGACTGACTGTTCTAGTACTAATTATATTAAGAGTCTAACTGGTGATCATTTGGGAAACAAgatgaacaaataaaaaatgaatgtACGGGAATAAAATAGTAGGAATGAAAATGAATAGTTGTTTCTTATCAAATTTAAGGAGGAATAATTTTGTTCTTTAGTTTTCTacccaaaaaaaagaatgaaaggGAATAAGAGGgaattattattccttgtgaatggtgattttttgTAGGAACGTTAGAGAATGCATTATTCCTCGCCGTTTcctggtcaccattcataccttaagggtctgactggtgaccattcgAGAAACAAGAGGAACGAATAAAAAAGGAATGTTCGGGAATAAAATAGCATGAATGAAAAGGAATGGTTGTTCCTTATCAATTTTATCAATGAAcaattttgttctttaattctctacaaaaaaaagaatgaaagggaatgagaggaaattattattccttgtgaatggtgattttttttaggAACGTTAAGGAATACATTATTCCTCGCCGTTCCCTGGTCACCATTCATATCCTAAATATATGGTGAGGCTAATTGAAGGGTGGGCATTGGAAGATCATCTCTGATATTCCCGTATCTACTCTAATATTCTCGTATCTACTTTCGTACTAGATGACTTCCCGCGATGTCACGggataatataatttaaagcaCTCTTTAGCCACCTCGGCCAAAATTGACTTACGAGCCCAGCAAAAAgctatgcaaaaaaaaaacgagatgaATGCAGCCCAAAAATAGCAACACCCCTACGGATAATTCAGTAATCATCTCATAGATTCAAATCCTGAAATAAAAGATGGAAGAATAATCCAAACTGTTTGAGCAGAGCATCCATGAGCTATCATATCTCGAAGGCGAGAACCTAGTTCTCCGAGAGGAAAACTCAGCCCTCAACACTTAACAATGTAAGAAAGAAATGATGCAAGTTTCGAATCCACATTTGGCTTATGCAGCCCTTGGATACTCTAGTTGAGGGACACAACACGATTCGACTGAAGGGGCAATACTGCTGACATTAACCGAGGAAACCCgactgaagatgatgatgattccaACATGGACAAATACACGGATATGCAGGAAGCAGACACTCTGCAAAGAAATCAAGaaacgacttacatggaagaaGCCTTCTCCAAGACATTCAAAGCAGTCTAATGACTGATAGAAAGGCTTCCATGTGTCATTCCCCCGATCAGGAGAAGTGCTCCTTATTCCTATGCGGATACTCCTTCCGTGGATGATATCATCCTGATCGAGATGCCGATGAAGTTCTCCTTCCCAAATATCAGAATGTACGACGGAACTAGTGATCCAGATAATCAAATGGCCCATCATAAGCAACATATGCTTATTGtaactatatataaataactcAAGGAAGCCACCATGTGAAAGGTTTTTTGACTCGAAACTGACCGGACTCGACCTACAGTGGTACACAGTGGCGGAGCCAGCCAAAATGTTTATAAGGGTCAGTTTTAGAgtgaacatatattttaaatgggTCAATAAgcctattttattatattttctcagTTTTTTCAGTAAAaacacaagcaaaaaaaaaattccttgaTTTCACATGGGTCATATGACCCACCTCACCCTTAACTACCTCCGCCACTGGTGGTACATCAACTTGCCTGATGGATCGATACACTCCTTCGCAACCCTAACCGATCAGTTTTGAGCAGAAAAATCATAGAAAAAACGGATGACGATCTATACAAGATCCTACAACATCAAGATGAACCTTTGCGTAACTACTCAACACACTTCAGCAAGGAAAAAGTATACATCCCCGGATGAAACACCTTGACAACCATCTGCACCACAAAAGAGGCATGCTTCATGATGTGGACCTATACAAAGAGCTGACAAAGAACTAGTGCATAACCATGGAGGATGTATTATGCCGAGCATGGACACAAGTAAAATGGGAAGAAGATTCTAACATATATTAGAATGCTTCATCTTTCTCTTATATTTAGGAAGATTCAACTATATTGTGagatatatgaatatttatatatttatctgaatttttttcattttgtacCTAAAGACGAGAGGAATCATCTGCCCTGAAAGCCGGAAACTAGAAGTAAGCGATCGATATCCTTCTCTAACCCGAACGATCAAATTTTTACCTAAAGATTTGTTCATGGATTAGTAATTCCCAataagttcaatttttttttgaaaattacatataattttgATTTGTAATGTTTAAACGGATGCTTCAGATATTTTATCTTATATTGTTCGTTTATCGTATTCCTTAGGTTTCtgtttgaataaaataaatgatctcAAATGAAAATAATTGGATTTGGAACTAGACTGGAAATTCGGAATGGGAAAGGCAAGGAACTAAAGTCCTTGAAATGCCTAGAGCTaattaagtttatttataactaaaataaatttgatgTATAGCAAATATTGACGTCAAAACACTAAATTAATACAACATTTCAATACAaaactgaattaaaaaaaaaacatttactgTACTTTTTGTCTTTGACATGTACAAAAAATATTAGATGAGAACACTAAACTAATACAAcatttacaaaaattatttaagaataaACGATACTTTTTGTAGTTGTACTTGCA comes from Brassica rapa cultivar Chiifu-401-42 chromosome A02, CAAS_Brap_v3.01, whole genome shotgun sequence and encodes:
- the LOC103852270 gene encoding replication protein A 70 kDa DNA-binding subunit E-like: MWMIKVKVIRLWKQYSAAGGETMEMVLIDSNGDRIHASVKKELVAQFEPALKQGYRKILLNFALTQSVGSYRTSKHAYKIGFLSTTRVRYCDDWTDNVPEFSPVKYREVLEGAMNPDYLVDVIGQVVEVSNVEVVAVNGKDTNKIALQLRDSVDDRLTVVLWGKFANDIDDAIQGSNGQSVIFVLRFGKIKVWKDEYSISNAYNVSDIFVNPTSAEAHAFIEMLPKDNMSLSIVEANPNRAISGVSDKDDFFVHTSRKNIAELFCTKQLERCILMSTVVSIDADMGWFYLSCKVCSKKVLTVPNETIEDGSGEDVMGHIYFCVKCNTYKPSIMPRYKLHLVVVDETRLTTKLLLFDNHAVQLLRQPCTELAGPMLNDMLEETNVIPEALNSIIGKTFLFKLSIEKENLQYKHDTYKVMKIISNKELIEEFEQFVSPKASEDTMVPYMSAQSDAPEGYILNVLRIDFTIHYRLI
- the LOC103852271 gene encoding replication protein A 70 kDa DNA-binding subunit D-like isoform X2 is translated as MASVTSIVDLKPFKTSWTIKVKVIRLWKQTTGGGGETIDMVLCDVKGNKIHASVKKELVAKYDPFLKEGHSNMFINFSLVHSVGSYRTTTHPYRISFLSKTRVLPSEQLPGELCGFQPVKYNEVLDGSLNPDYLIDIIGHIVKVSHIEHVNVNGQETEKLCVELRNSDDERIPLVLWGNAACDVNYAIQVRSEYTTICVLRFGKINVWNGELCVSNAFNISDIVLDPAMTEVNNFLASLPEDDLPLAIVESQYEAGVNGSSDGDASFRPTPRKTLAEVLQTKQVEKCIVLCTVAAIDADMGWFYWTCKVCSKEVWSVPKYKDDVLEQCCYCATCNTYNPKTDTRYRLHLVVLDNTTNTKFVLFDNHVAQLLNQPLLHVGGPSDKPEIARTDVLLHALNTVVGKTYLFKIGIERENLLNKHQSYPVLKLITDKNSKNRYQDIGCTNAAEGTNIDSMDIHSDLADMSDSFAMRPAKRIRALNRDFGESNAQNSGSNCFSSVMIKKEKLDKSG
- the LOC103852271 gene encoding uncharacterized protein LOC103852271 isoform X1, whose amino-acid sequence is MASVTSIVDLKPFKTSWTIKVKVIRLWKQTTGGGGETIDMVLCDVKVWMFFLKHFPCTIIGDMHASLDIILSPFYTQGNKIHASVKKELVAKYDPFLKEGHSNMFINFSLVHSVGSYRTTTHPYRISFLSKTRVLPSEQLPGELCGFQPVKYNEVLDGSLNPDYLIDIIGHIVKVSHIEHVNVNGQETEKLCVELRNSDDERIPLVLWGNAACDVNYAIQVRSEYTTICVLRFGKINVWNGELCVSNAFNISDIVLDPAMTEVNNFLASLPEDDLPLAIVESQYEAGVNGSSDGDASFRPTPRKTLAEVLQTKQVEKCIVLCTVAAIDADMGWFYWTCKVCSKEVWSVPKYKDDVLEQCCYCATCNTYNPKTDTRYRLHLVVLDNTTNTKFVLFDNHVAQLLNQPLLHVGGPSDKPEIARTDVLLHALNTVVGKTYLFKIGIERENLLNKHQSYPVLKLITDKNSKNRYQDIGCTNAAEGTNIDSMDIHSDLADMSDSFAMRPAKRIRALNRDFGESNAQNSGSNCFSSVMIKKEKLDKSG